Sequence from the Spirochaetae bacterium HGW-Spirochaetae-1 genome:
GTGTCAGGCTGAAGCGCTACCGCGGCATGGCCTCCATGGAGGCACTTGAGGCGGGCGGCTCCAAGCGCTATTTCGCCGAGGATGCAAAGATCATGGTTGCCCAGGGCGTCTCGGGATCCGTAGTGGACAAGGGATCCCTTTCCGACTATGTTCCCTACCTGATCCAGGGACTCAAGCATTCCTTCCAGGACATGGGAACCCGCGACGTCACCACTCTGCATAAAAAGCTCTACGAAGGAGAACTGCGCTTCGAACTCAGATCCCCGTCAGCGCAGCTTGAAGGCCATGTGCACGACATGTATTCCTACAAGGAACCGAAATACATGTAGTTCATGAGCGCTGCCCGGTTGTCCCGTTTTTATTTGAAACGGGCCGCCGACACCTGTATGTTATATACAGCATGCGGTCATAAGCCGAAAATAATTTCCCCTGGAGGCAGCCATGGCACTACCGCTGAAAGAAAAAGTCATCATCGACCCTGTTTCATCCATGGGCGATATCAAATACTGGCGCGATGCCGGCGACATCCATCATGTGCCAAAGCGATCCCTGGGCGAAATAATCCTCAATGTATAGCACCATGCCCGCCGAAATACACGACGACCAGCATTACATGCAGGCTGCTCTGGAGGAAGCGCGCCTCGCCGCAGACGACGACGAGATACCCGTCGGGGCCGTGATAACCCTGGGCGGTTCCATCATAGCCAGGGCACACAATGAAAACAGGTCAAAAAACGATCCGACGAAACATGCCGAGATAACGGCCATACGAGAGGCCGCCCGATTCCTGGGAAATGAACGCCTCACGGACTGCGTACTGTATGTGACTAAAGAGCCCTGCGCCATGTGCGCCGGGGCCATTGTCCATGCCCGCATCAAACGCCTTGTTATAGGAGCAAGGGATGTCAGATATGGCGCCTGCGGCACCGCCCTTTCGGTATGCGGGAACGGAGTACTCAACCATGTCCCCTGCATTGAATTCGGCCTGATGGAAGAGGAATCATCGGGGCTCCTGAAGGAATTTTTCAGGAAAAAAAGAAAAGAAAAAATATAACCTGCAACCAAAATCTCATCGCCATAACACTCTAATTTTTAATTTTGCCTCTTGACATACCTTCTACATTAGAGTACACTTTTTAATGATTATACATTCCTTTTCATGGAGTGTGTGCATGAAAATTTCCTTTGTTATATTTAGGATATAGTATTACATCCAATCAAAAAAGGCCTTAAAAATCTCAAAGCCGGGATGGCCCGATTATGCAAACACACAACACAATCATTAACCGGATAAAAAACCTGGGCATCGGAGGCAAGCTGCTAAGCATCTTCCTGGGTTGTTCTCTGCTCTTTATCATCATTCTGACATCGATATCTTATTTTTCCGGGTCCTCGGCCATTGAGAATGAGGCAGTGGCGAAACTCTCGGCTGTGGCGGAACTCAAGACCCAGACAATCCAGAATTTTTTCAATGACCGCTTCGGCGAGATTCACGTCATGACGGGAATCGACATTATCAAGACCACATCGGATAATCTGCTGAAGGACATACAGGGATCAACTATCAGCCCCGATCTTTCCCTTGAAAAAAAAAGGGAATTCCTTAATAAAACCAGTGCAAACTATCGTCTGCTCCACCAGTACATCGACAAGTACAAATTCGCCCTGGAAAATTTTGCTGAAATAAAATTGGTCCCTGTTTTTGATGTCAGGAACGCCCTGGGACAGGTAGTCTTCCATGAAGGTGATCAGATCATATCTACCAATGATTTTTCAGGCAACGTCAGTGATCGATCCATGTACCGGGGCGGATATGATCTCATGGTAAAGGGCGCCGGGGGTGTTGAATCGGATAAATATAATTGTCCCCTGCTCTATACCTCCTCCATTGAACACTGCTCGGAACTGAACAAGGCATCGATCCACATGTCACACGGCCTGGGACGACACGGCCTCACCGCGGACGAACTGAAAAAAAGCACGCCCGTAAAGGACCGCTTCACATTCATGATGATATATGATATCAATGTCAATGCCATCAACCATTTGTGCCAGGATAAAACAGGTCTGGGCGATACCGGCGAAACATACCTTGCCGAGCGCCTGGGTATGGATGATGGCGCCGATCGGAAAGGCAATATACTGATGCTCACTGATTCCCGTTTTGAAAAAGATACAGCCCTCAAACGGGACCTGAGCAATATTAAGGCGCTGCAGGATCTCTTTAACCGGATGGAACACCGGCGCGGCAGCGAATACTGCCAGAACTTAATTTACAATGATTATCGTGACATTCCCGTTCTGGGACACAACCATCTCCTTAAAATCGGCATCCATGAAATAGCCATCATAACGGAGATCGACCGGCAGGAAGTTTTCGATGCCGCCGGCAACCTTCTCATCATTATGCTGACGCTGGGCTTTTTTCTGATAGTTCTTGCCGTTATCATATCCATTGTTTTCAGCCGAAGCATTTCCAGGCCACTGAATTATGCCGTTGATTTCGCCGGTATTATTGCCTCGGGAGACCTTACGGCGGAGATGGATCAGAACTTTCTCGACCGCGGTGATGAAATCGGTGGATTGGCAAAAGCCCTGAAAAAAATGGTCGATGATCTCAAAACCATCATTTCCAATGTAATTTTATCGGCTCAGAACCTCTCCCAGGCCGTACAGGAAATAGCCAGCGGCAACGAAACACTTTCCCAGAGGACCGCGGAGCAGGCATCGGCGCTGGAAGAAATTGCATCCACAATAGAAGAATCTACGGCAACAATAAAACAGAATACGGAAAACACTCGTAACGCCAATACACTCTCAAGCGAATCCCTCAAGAGGGCCGAAGAAGGGGGCCGCATAGTCGATCAATCCGTAAATGCCATCATAGAGATAAACGATTCCAGTAAAAGGATCGGAGAAATCATCGGTGTAATCAACGAAATAGCCTTTCAGACTAACCTCCTTGCACTCAACGCATCAGTTGAAGCCGCACGCGCCGGTGAAATGGGTCGCGGATTCGCCGTTGTTGCCGGCGAAGTGAGGAACCTGGCCCAGCGCTCGGCCAACGCGGCCAAGGAAATCGAATCGTTGATTAAGGACTCCATCGAAAAAATCAAAAAAGGAACTGACCTGTCACGTAAAAGCGGTTCAGCCCTTGAAGAAATTATAGACAGAATGCAGACGGTGAATAAAACAATCAACGAAATTGCCGCGGCGAGTGAGGAACAACGGTCTGGTATCGAACAGATCAATACGGCTGTGATTGAAATGGATTCCATGACACAGCAGAATGCCTCACTGGTGGAGGAAACCGCGTCCGCCGGAGAAGAAATGGCGAATCAGGCCCAGGAACTCATCGCCCTGGTAGAACGCTTCAAAATCGACAAGGACATTCAGAAAAAACAAATAGATTATCACCGGGAAATTAAACAAGGCCCCGCTACGGGAAAAATGACACACACCATCAGGAATAAACCGACATTGTCCGGAACAGCAGCAGGGAAGAAAGGTGCCAACGAATTGAAGGATATCTTGTCGGAAGAAGGCTTTAAAGAATTCTGAGTCCGGTATATGCGGTAAAACCGGATTATTCATCATGTACTTGCAGTTATACCCCTGCGTTGAATACCACTGATATCATTCGCAGGACCCGGGATCATATCCCGCACATATTACAAAGGAGCTCAATCTCCCATGGCAGAAAATAAACTTTCCGACGACCATAACACCCTCACCGTTGACGAGGAACGCGAGGAATTTATTTCCTTTATACTGGGCGATGAAACCTTTGGTGTTGATGTGCTCAAGGTTCATGAGATCATCGGCATGACCGAAATAACCCCGGTTCCGGATTCAGTTCATTACATGAAAGGCGTCATCAATCTCAGGGGCAACGTCGTTCCTGTCGTTGACATGCGCCTCAGGTTCAACATGGAAGTGATTGAATATACGCATGTAACGGTCATAATCATCGTGGAGGTGAATGAGCGGTTTGTGGGTATGATTGTGGACACCGTGTCGGATGTTGTGGGGATTCCCACGAGCAACATTCATGAAAGCAGCAGCCTCAGCAGCGACATGGAAATTAATTCCGAATTCATCCAGGCTATTGGACAGGTTGACAACCAGCTCATCATAATTCTTGACGTGACACGCATACTGGAGTCTGAAAGCGGTTCCTGATATTATCAGGAACGTTTAAAAAGGGCTTTTAGCCCCCGGGGTTTTTCTGCCTTTGGGCACGCAATTACAGTATCCCCATTCAGAACACGGTGCTCAATCTCATGGTTAAAACGGCAGAGTATTGAATCGGAAACATGCTCCATATGAAATTCGCATTGCCTGCATTCTTCCAGTTTCATAATTGATGAACCCATATCCCTGTTAATACGTATCCGGTATCCTGACCTTGATCACCGGTATACCAGCATTCAATTGAAATTATGTCATATTAATGGTAAAGAAAAAAATAATTTCAATGAAAAAAAATGTAACAACAGCAAATTTACCGGACCTTATTGACATACACGGTAAAAGTAATATTTTTCATGAGCTCCTCCATTAATGAGGCCACGATCTGATCGTGGCCTCTTTTAATTAACTCGAACAAAAAGCCGGAATTGCCGATAAAAACAGTGAAGCAATAAACAGGCAGTTGTACAATGTCTATTATACCGGATATTTATTATTAATTGAGATTATATGAATATTTACGAATCAACATCGGCCAATATCAATAAGGCTGCTTCCATTATACGGTCCGGGGGTATTGTATCTTTCCCTACGGAAACGGTATATGGATTGGGTGCCGACGTATTCAATCCCACGGGTATAACGAGAATCTTCGAGGCGAAAAACCGTCCCTATTTCGACCCCCTCATCGCCCATATCGCCAGCATTCACCAGTTAGAACAGCTTACAACAGGCATCGATGAAAGAACGGAAATACTGGCAAGGTCTTTCTGGCCCGGACCGCTGACGCTGGTCCTTCCCCGATCAGCTGCCGTCCCGGACATTGTTACTGCAGGCCTTCCCACGGTAGCCATCCGCATGCCCGATCATCCCGTGGCCCTGGAGCTTATACGGCGCTCTGAAACGGCCGTTGCCGCGCCCAGCGCCAATCCCTTCGGATTCCTCAGTCCCACGACGGCCGAGCATGTAGCCCGTTACCTGGGAAATCGCGTGAATATGATTCTCGACGGAGGGGAATGCACTGTCGGCGTTGAATCGACTATCATTAAACTCGAGGATAATAAAACATTTCTTCTCAGGCCCGGCGGTATCCCCGTGGAAGAACTGGAAAAAATTATCGGACCGGTAATTACCTCTACCGAGGTCCATGGCAGGGCCGAGGCACCGGGACAGCTTCCCTACCACTATTCACCGTCAAAGCCGGTCCGCCTCTGCGCCTCGTCCCGTGACTTTGATCTTGAGAACGATTCCGCCGCTTTTCTTTTTTTCAGGGATCCCCCGTTTCTGCTCCCGGGAAAAATGAACCTGGAATATATCGAAATACTCTCTCCCGGCGGAGACCTGCGCGAGGCGGCAGCCCGCATATTCTCGGCGCTGCACAGGCTCGACCGGCTGCCCGTATCGGTAATATATGCCGAATCAGTTCCGGAGATCGGTCTTGGCAGGGCCATAATGGACAGGCTGCGTAAAGCCTCGCAGAAAATGGCACACGGGGATTGACATGAAAGATGTGAAAATGTTCCGAAAAGGGATACGCTTCACCGGATCATATCTCCAGGGAATAAAAAGTGT
This genomic interval carries:
- a CDS encoding tRNA-specific adenosine deaminase, yielding MPAEIHDDQHYMQAALEEARLAADDDEIPVGAVITLGGSIIARAHNENRSKNDPTKHAEITAIREAARFLGNERLTDCVLYVTKEPCAMCAGAIVHARIKRLVIGARDVRYGACGTALSVCGNGVLNHVPCIEFGLMEEESSGLLKEFFRKKRKEKI
- a CDS encoding chemotaxis protein CheW, whose amino-acid sequence is MAENKLSDDHNTLTVDEEREEFISFILGDETFGVDVLKVHEIIGMTEITPVPDSVHYMKGVINLRGNVVPVVDMRLRFNMEVIEYTHVTVIIIVEVNERFVGMIVDTVSDVVGIPTSNIHESSSLSSDMEINSEFIQAIGQVDNQLIIILDVTRILESESGS
- a CDS encoding threonylcarbamoyl-AMP synthase, with translation MNIYESTSANINKAASIIRSGGIVSFPTETVYGLGADVFNPTGITRIFEAKNRPYFDPLIAHIASIHQLEQLTTGIDERTEILARSFWPGPLTLVLPRSAAVPDIVTAGLPTVAIRMPDHPVALELIRRSETAVAAPSANPFGFLSPTTAEHVARYLGNRVNMILDGGECTVGVESTIIKLEDNKTFLLRPGGIPVEELEKIIGPVITSTEVHGRAEAPGQLPYHYSPSKPVRLCASSRDFDLENDSAAFLFFRDPPFLLPGKMNLEYIEILSPGGDLREAAARIFSALHRLDRLPVSVIYAESVPEIGLGRAIMDRLRKASQKMAHGD